TCGAGCAGCAGCACGCGCGGGCGGTTCACGAGGCCGCGCGCGATCGCGACGCGCTGCGCCATCCCGCCCGACAACTGATTCGGATACGCGTGCTCGAACCCGTTCAGCCCGACGAGCGCGATGTGATCCGCGACCGCGCGCCGCTTCGCGGCCGCGTCGAGCGGTGCGTTGCGCAGCGCGGATTCGATGTTCTGTTCGACGGTCAGCCACGGAAACAGCCGGTGATCCTGGAACACGATGCCGCGCTGCAGCGACGTGTCGCGCACGCGCTCGTCGCCGGCGCGGATCTCGCCCGTGTAGTCGGCATCGAGCCCCGCGATCAGCCGCAGCAGCGTCGACTTGCCGCAACCGCTCGCGCCGACGATCGTGACGAATTCGCCGGCACGCACGTGCAGCGACACGTCGTCGAGCACGGCGAGCGACGCGCCGCGTTGTGCGTAGTGCTTGCTCACGTGGAGGATGTCGAGCGAATCGGAGGCGAGGTTCGTCATGGCGGTGCGAAGAAGGTGGCGGCAGGGAAGGAAGCGGCGGTCAGCGCGGCAGGTCGCCGCGCCGGGCCAGCACCGTGCGTTCGATCGCACGCGCGATCGCGTTCAGTGCCCAGCCGGTCACGCCGACGACGATGATCCCGAACAGCACGAGGTCCATCCGGAACTGCTCGCTGCCGTCGATCAACGTGTTGCCGATGCCGCTGCCTGACACGAGCAGGTATTCGGCGCCGAGCGTCGCGAGCCACGAATAGATCAGGCCGAGATACAGCCCGGTGAAGATCGACGGCAGCGCGGCCGGCAGGATCACGTAGCGGACCAACTGGAGCCGCGAGTAGCGCAGCGCGCGGGCCACGTCGACATACGCGCGCGGCACCGCATGAATGCCGTCGCACGTATGCGCGGCGACGGGCAGCAGCGCGGCGAGCGACAGGAACACGACCTTGGCGACGTCGCCGAGGCCGAACCACACGGAAATCAGCGGAATCCACGCGAACAGCGAGATCTGCTTGAACGTGTCG
The sequence above is drawn from the Burkholderia stabilis genome and encodes:
- a CDS encoding ABC transporter ATP-binding protein — encoded protein: MTNLASDSLDILHVSKHYAQRGASLAVLDDVSLHVRAGEFVTIVGASGCGKSTLLRLIAGLDADYTGEIRAGDERVRDTSLQRGIVFQDHRLFPWLTVEQNIESALRNAPLDAAAKRRAVADHIALVGLNGFEHAYPNQLSGGMAQRVAIARGLVNRPRVLLLDEPFGALDAQTRARMQNELLRIWEQERITMVLVTHDVDEAVYLGDRVVTMAPRPGRIERIVDVALPRPRRRDSPEFARLRDTVLADFDDTEPPGGGKRVDARRAHRIGEWRLAW
- a CDS encoding ABC transporter permease — its product is MPHSATPALTPDDTPPAVAATRRLHAPNWRGLVLPLIAFALWWAIAATHLVKSGLLVSPADVLHTAWAQATSGALARALSASLAREACGFAIGAAAGLLLGTALGLSRVTARMVGPSFDTFKQISLFAWIPLISVWFGLGDVAKVVFLSLAALLPVAAHTCDGIHAVPRAYVDVARALRYSRLQLVRYVILPAALPSIFTGLYLGLIYSWLATLGAEYLLVSGSGIGNTLIDGSEQFRMDLVLFGIIVVGVTGWALNAIARAIERTVLARRGDLPR